ATAAACGATACTGCCAGCGGGTGGAGCCAGTGACCAGGGAAGCGCTGCTGTCCCTTATCGGCGAGCAACTGCAACCCGGGTACTACCGGCAGAAAGGGTATCTCCAGCTTGACGGCGTTTGGTGGAGGTACAGCGTAACGGACGCTGTGATCACGATGCACACCTGCTACGGACGGCATCACATTGATCTGCCGGCAGCGATCCGGTGGGCAAAACAGCACAGAGATCGGATTGTGCTGGGAGACCTATATGGCGACTAAACCGAAACGACCATGCGCAGCACCGGGCTGTCGCAACCTGACAGACAGAGGCTATTGCCCGGATCACATGCCGCTTGTGAACAAGCAGAAGAGAGAGCGAAACAAGCAGTATGACCTGCACCAGCGTGACAAGCAGGCAAGAGACTTTTACCGCAGCGCAGAATGGGAGCGGCTTCGCCAACAGGCACTGATGCGCGATCACGGGCTATGCCAGGACTGTCTGGATCAGCAGCACATCCGAACAGCCGATGTTGTGGACCACATTAGGCCTGTGAGGCCATTTTGGCATCTGCGGTTACGGCTGGACAACCTGCGGTCATTATGCCATCCGCACCATAACCAAAAGACGGCGGAGGACAAGAAGCGGTACCCGTCTTAGAAACGCTTTATTTGTGTAAAGGATTAGGGGCAGGGGGAGGGTCAAAAATTTTCGACCGCGTCGCCGGAGACCGCCGCGCCCCCCTCGCGCGAGATTTTTTCCCAAAATGAGATTTTTTCAGGAGGTGAGAACATGGCAGGACGACCCAGTAAACCGGTCCAGCTGATCAAGTTGGAGGGAAAAAGTCATCGGACAAAGTCAGAACTGAAACACCGCGAGAAGGCGGAGAAGTCACTTTACACCGGCACGACCTTCAAGGAGTCGCCCGCCGTGAAGGCGGATCCCGTCGCTCACCGCGAATTCCTGAGGCTGAAGAAGCTTTACAAGTCGATCGAGTTTGTCGACGGCCTTGATGAACAGATCATCAACCGTTACTGCATGCTGATCAGCCAGGAACATGCATTGGCGAAAATGATGGAGCGGATGCGGATGGACATCGACCAGGTAGAGGACGTAGAGGATCGTATGCGGATATACGAGTCGATCGCCGGCGTTACGGACAAAGTCATGAAGACCAGGGACATGCTGCTCAAGCTGGAGGATCGGCTGTTCCTTAACCCCACGGCACGGATCAAATCGATCCCGAAAATGCCGGCGGAGGAAAAGAAAGAGTCAGCGATGGCTCAATTCATAAACAGACGAGCTGGTGGCCATGCCCCATGATAAACAACGAGCCCTAGAGCCCATTGAATTCATCCAAATGCTCCATGCCGTCGATGACTTCTACGGCCAGCCATTCCAGCTGCTTGACTGGCAGTATCAAGTCCTGTGGGATGTGTATGGCACCGTCAAAGAGGACGGATACCGGCAGTATCGCTATGCGTACTTGGAGATCCCGAAGAAGAACGGCAAGACCTCGCTGATTGCGGCAATCGCGCTTTATCACATCGTCTGCGACGGGCCCGGCGGACAGATTTACTGTTGCGCTGCTGACCGGCAGCAAGCGGAGTTGGTCTATCGGGCGGCCTGCGGCATGATCGAGCAGGAGCCTGAGCTTGAAGCGATCCTGAAGGTCACCGAGAGCAAAAAAGAGATCAAAAACAAGCTGACCGGGACGACTCTAAAGGTACTATCGGCAGAAGCGTACACCAAACACGGGATCAACCCGACGGTGGTCATCTTTGATGAGTTGCACGCGCAGCCGAACCGCGACCTGTGGGATGTCATGACCTTTGGCGCCGGGGCCGCCCGGAAAGAACCGATCTGGTGGGTTATCACCACGGCCGGCGACGACCCGGACCGGAAGTCGATCGGTTGGGAGGTCCACGACAAAGCGCGAAAAATCATCTCCGGTGAACTGGATGATCCGTATTGGTACGCAAAAATCTATGCGGCGCCAGAGAATGCAGACATCTTTGACGAGGAAACCTGGTTTAAAGCCAACCCGAGTCTTGGTCATACCATTAGCATAGAAAGCGTTCGCCAGG
This sequence is a window from Brevibacillus composti. Protein-coding genes within it:
- a CDS encoding HNH endonuclease, whose amino-acid sequence is MATKPKRPCAAPGCRNLTDRGYCPDHMPLVNKQKRERNKQYDLHQRDKQARDFYRSAEWERLRQQALMRDHGLCQDCLDQQHIRTADVVDHIRPVRPFWHLRLRLDNLRSLCHPHHNQKTAEDKKRYPS